From the Acidobacteriota bacterium genome, the window CCAACAAACGCGAGGACGAGTGGCGGCAGGGTCGTGGTGGTAGTGGTTGTTGTTGTGGTGGATGTGGGCGACGAAGAGCTGGTGGTCGCGGCTGCTGTTGTCGTCGGTTGCTTGGCCGTTGGCGCTGCGCTCGCGACAGTGGTGCTTGGTGTTTGGGTGTCTGGAGTAGTTGATGTTGGCTCGGCGGAGATTCCTGAACATGCGGTGAGAGTCACAAGACCGACCAAAATGAGGTTCCGTAGCCACATCCCCGAATGCTAGCGAGTCCCCTACGGATGACCGTTGTGCGGAACTTGCCGAAAGACCGTGACAACCGGGTACCTCGGTCTACAATAACTACGCGCGTCACTCACGAAGTAACTAGTCATAAGACCCCGTCGATACTCCAGATTGGTACGGGTAGACGCATGACAACCGATTGCGAGATTCCCTCCCCGGGTAGCCAAGCGCAAGTCCCCCACCAATCCCCCTGCTTGCGTGCAAGTCTCTTCTTTCCTGACGGGGTTAGAAGACCGGGGAGGGTTCTAATTGGACCCCTCCCGGCACAACACGTAGAGGTGGTGTCCGTTCAGCTTGCCGTCACCGTGCGGCTCGGAGTCCCGGTTTGCGGTTTCGCCGACCGTACCCCTTCCACTGTGAGCGTAGGGCAGATACCTTGAGGTGGTGCTTTGGTTAGACCGTCCTCCGTATTTTCGCTGGGCCGCTGCGTCGGTGATTGTCGTTGTTGCCCTGTCGTTGCAGGCGGTTTCACCCGAATTGATATCGTATCCGTTCCTGAATCGGGACGTGAACGCCGGAGAGACGATCACCGATGAGGACCTTGGATGGCGCCAAATCCCAATGGGATTGCTGCCTCCGGCGTCGGACGTTGTCGGGCCGGCGGTACACGCGCTCGACGAAGGCGATCCGTTTTTGCGGGGTTCCGTGACAGCCGGGAGCGTCGTCCCCGATGGTTGGTGGGCGGTACCTGCGCCCGTACCGGAGTCCGTGCCTCCGGGCACGCGGGTGCGTCTCATTGCAGTTTCAGATGGGTTTTCTGCCGATGGTATCGTCTCCAGTTCGGGACTCGACACGGGTTTCGGAGACCGGACGCTCGGTTCGGTTGCGGTCCCCGAAGAGGCTGCCGTACGAATGTCGCTTGCGGCGGCTGTCGACCGACTCGTCGTACTGGTCGCACCATGAAGCGCTTGACGTTCTAAGCTTTCGTTCATGCTTGACGCGATCATCTGGGGACTCACCCAGGGGCTTACGGAGTTCCTCCCGGTTTCGAGTTCGGGCCACCTCGTTCTCGTACCGGCACTGCTTGGCCGACCATCTCCCGACCTCGCGACCGCGGCTTTCCTGCACCTTGGGACACTCGTCGCCGTGCTCATCTATTTTCGTGTCGAAGTGGGTCAGATGCTCAGACTCACGCACGATGGCCGCAAAATGCTCAAGCTGGTAGCAGTCGGAACTATCCCGGCTGCCGTGATCGGGTTGCTCTTCAGGGGAGCGCTCGGACGTTTCGTGGAGAGTCCGCGCGCGGTGGCAGTTTCCATGTTGCTGCTCGGCATGGGTTTGCTGTCCACCCGATTCATCGCAACCCGAGAGCGAAAGGTAGCGGATCTCCGCGTACCCGATGCCGTCGCAATCGGACTTGCTCAAGCTGTGGCCCTGATACCCGGTGTGAGCCGATCAGGCACCACGATTGCGGCGGCGATGATGCGCGGCGTAGACAAGGCTGAGGCCGCGAGGTTTTCGTTTCTCTTGGGCATCCCCGCAATCGCCGGCGCAGGTCTCATTGAGACGATCGATCTAACGAACACGGACGCTGGCATCACCCTCACAATGGCTGTTGGAGTGTTGGTCGCTGGTGTGAGTGGGTATCTGGCCATTGCAGGGCTGCTCAGCCTGATTCGCCGAACCGGTTTGGTTCCATTTGGCGCCTACTGCATCGGTTTCGCGACGCTCAGCCTGATCGTCCTGTAGGGCGTTGTCCTCGGATCCCGGGCGGGGTCGAGACGAAGCTCGCCCCAGACAGCGGTTCTAGAAGCCGTAGACAGAACTCATGCGGATCTGTTCGCCGATGTGAACATTGATGAGTGACGCAACGCCGCTGTCTTGGGCGCGGCGCAGGGCGGGGATGATCTCTTTGGGATCCGTCACGAACTCGCCATAACCGCCCAGCGCTTCGACCATCTTTCCGTACGGCCTGATGCCGAGGTCTGAGCCAGTGTCGATATCTGGGTACATCATCCGTTGGATGGTCTTGATGTTGTTCCACGCCCCGTCGTTGCCGATCACGCCAATCACTGGCATTGCGTGGCGGATCATCGTGTCGTACTCCATGGCGTTGAAGCCGAAGGACCCATCGCCATACACAATGCCGACCCGTGTGTCTGGTTCGACGGTCTTTGCGGCGATCGCAAACGGTGCGCCGACGCCAAGACATCCAAACGGTCCCGGGTCCAAAAGACCACCAGGGCGAGACGTCTGGAGCCACTTTGCAGTTGTCGACACGATGTCGCCACCGTCGGCGCACACGATCGAGTCGTCACTGAAGAACTCTGCCACGTCGCGTGCGAACCGCTCGGGATGAATTGGGCTGTTGTCGCTGTTCGCCGCCTCTTCGGCCGCTGCGCGTTTGGCAGACTCCATGGCGAACAACTCCGTGGTCCATTCTCGTGGTCCTGACGGCGCAAAGCTGGCGGCGGCTTCAGCAAGTTGGGCTACGACTGTACCGGGGTCGGCTGCGACACCAAGGTCGGCGGTTCTGTTCCAGCCGATCCTTGTCGGCTCGGCGTCGATGTGGATCACCGTTGCTTGCGGGCTGACCTTCGCTCCGTAGCTGGTGCGGAAGTCCCAGTCGACACCGAGGGCGAGAACGACATCGGTGTCTTTCAAGGCGTGGCTGCGTGTCCGGTTGCCGAGCAGCGGGTGGCCATAGGCAAGGGAACCGCGGGCAAGGCTGTTGGTGTAGACGGGGGCGCCAAGAGCATCGGCGAATGCAGCGAACGCGCCGGTGTAGTCGTCCTGGCGGCTCCACCGCATGCCCGTTCCGGCAAACACCACGGGGCTGGCTGCGTTCTTGAGCAGTTCACAGATGTCGGCGAGGGTGTGCGCATCAACGCCAGCCGGGCGGTTTGGTCGGTAGCCGGTTGGCCACGCTATTGAGTCCTCGACCATCGTGTCAGCCTGGATATCAAACGGAATGTCGAGGAATACGGGACCACCTCGACCGCTGAATGCGTGGCGCGCGGCAGTCGCGATGTACTCGGCGAGGCGGCTCGTGGTCCTCGCGGTTGCTGCCCATTTGGTGATTGATTCGAACAGCCGCGGATGATCCATCTCTTGGAGGCCACCCCTGAGGTCCTCGTTGGTCAGGTGGCGCCCGCCGAGCAGCAGCATTGGTGTGTTTGCAAACCAAGCGTTTGCAACCCCGGTCAGCGCATCTGTAACGCCAGGGCCGGCGGTAACCACCGCGACCCCGAGCTTCCCGGTGAGACGGGCATATGCATCGGCGGCGTGGGCTGCTGCCTGCTCGTGGCGCACGTCGACGACCTTGATTCCCTCCTTTTCGCAGCCATCGACGATCGGCAGGATGTGACCCCCGGTGAGCATGAAGATTGCTTCGACACCTTCGGCTTTGAGTGCCCGGGCGATGATCTGTCCGCCATGAATTTTCGCCATGATGCCCTTTCGTCGTTCCTTGATTCAACCAGGTAGCCGCTGGCGGTGCCTCGGGTGCATCCTCCTACACTTATCGACGTGGAAAAAGTAGTCGCCGTCGTGGTTGCCTATCTGGTCGGTTCCGTTGATTTCGGTGTGATCGTCCCGAGACTGATGGGCATTGATATCTACCGAGAAGGATCGGGGAACCCGGGTACGGCAAATGTCTTTAGGACGCTCGGCAAGAAGGCCGCGGCGGTTGTGCTGACCGGCGATCTGCTGAAGGGCACCCTCAGTGTTTGGCTCGGCGCCACGATCGCAGACCCCACCTTTGCTTATTGGTGTGCGGTCGCCGCGGTGATCGGCCACAGCTATCCGGTGTGGCACAAGTTCAGCGGCGGCAAAGGTGTCGCGACCGGCCTTGGTGCGGCACTGTATCTGCAGCCGCTGGTAGGCGCCGCCGTAGTCATCGTGTGGATCGGCATCATCCTGAAAACCAAAACAGCTTCGCTCGCGTCGCTCATTGGCATAGCGATGCTGCTGCCAGGCTTTGCCTTGCGCGGCGTTGACGGAGGTCCGCTGCTTGCCACCGCCGTCTTGGTAGCGATCGTGTTCGGTCGTCACACTGAGAACATCAAACGTATGCTTGCCGGTGGCGAGAACACCTTGGAGACTCGATGATCCCAATTGCTGATGTGCAGCGCCGAATCCTGGAAGAGGTCGGCCTTCTTCCGGTGACCCGAATCGGGTTACGCGAGGCGCGCGGGTTGATCCTTGCCGAAGATGTCACAGCAGGTGAGAACATCCCTCCGTTCGCAAACTCAGCCATGGACGGGTACGCCGTGCTTGCCGCTGATGTCGCGACAGTTCCGGTTGATCTCGAAGTGACAGGGATCATCGCCGCCGGAACCTCTCCCCAGGGCAAAGTAACGACCGGGACCGCGATGAAAATCATGACCGGCGCGCCCATGCCTGCGGGCGCCGACACGGTCATCAAGGTTGAGGACACCGAAGATCTTGGCAACGGTCGGGTACGCATCGTGTCTGGTGCGCCGTTGGGCACTTCCATCAGAAGCGCTGGATCAGATGTCACCGTTGGTGCCGTCGTGATGCGAACCGGTACACGGCTCGACGCACCGCAACTGGGCCTGCTCGCAACAGTCGGTGCGGCGTGGCCGAAGGTGCGCAAACGCCCCGTTGTCGGCATTTTCTCTACGGGCGACGAGCTTGTCCCTCACGAAACGGCAAGCCTCTCGGCCGGAATGATCCGAGACTCAAACCGGCTCACCATGCGGGCTCTTGTCGAAGAAGCCGGAGGGTTCGTCATCGACTACGGCATCGTCCCCGACCAGCCGGACGTCTTGAAGAGCGTGCTCGGGCACGCCGCCAACTCTTGCGACCTTGTGGTGACGAGCGGCGGAGTGTCGATGGGCGATTTCGATCTCGTAAAGAGTGTTCTCACCGAGCTCGGCGGCGTCGATTTCCTAAAAGTACAAATGCAGCCGGGCAAGCCTCTCGGATTCGGCCACGTTGGAGATACCCCGTTTTTCGGACTTCCCGGCAACCCCGTCTCTGTGTTTGTCTCGTTTCTTCAGTTTGTACGGCCCGCGATGTTTGCAATGATGGGCGCGGAGTTCATCTACCCGCCAGTCGTGAAGGCGGTCATGCGGTCCGAACGCCACACCCAGGACGAAAAGACCGTGTTTCTGCGGGGTCTTGCTGTGCGAACCGATGGTGTTCTGAGTGTCGATGTCTCTGGTGGACAACATTCGCATCAAATGACCGCACTTGCCGATGCGAATTGCCTCGTTGAGGTTCCGGTTGGAGTCGGTGTCGTGCTGGCGGGTGACGAAGTGGATGTTGTGATGTTTGGTGCAAGGGAGACGAGAACACGCAAGGAGGTACTCGGTGGTTGACGATCTCACACACGTAAACGCTGATGGAGACGTTCGCATGGTCTCGGTAGGGGAGAAGGGTCGGACTTCGCGTGTCGCGATTGCCGAAGCGTCTGTGGCGTTGCCTCCAGATCTGAAAGCAGCAGTGTTCGGAACAGGTACGAAGAAGGGTGACGTTCTCGCCACGGTGCGGATCGCGGCGATCATGGCTGTTAAGAACACCAGCTCGCTCATCCCGCTGTGCCATCCGATCGAGATCTCAGGGATCACCGTCGAAGTCAACGAAACGACGTCCGGGGCGCGGATTGAGGTCCGTGTTGAGACGGTGGGTCGAACAGGTGTCGAGATGGAAGCGATGACCGGCGCCGCCATCGGAGCAGTAACGATGTATGACATGATCAAATCTGTCTCCAAAGGCGTAGTACTCGGCCCGATCCAGCTCCTACACAAATCTGGCGGCAAGTCTGGTGAGTGGAACAGATGAGGGCCGCGGTCGTCTCGATTTCAGATCGAGCCAGTCGCGGTATTTATGAGGACATTTCCGGTCCCGCTTGCAAGGCAATGCTGGTCGATGCCGGCTTCTCTGTCGGCGACATCGTTCTCATCCCGGACGGTATCGAGAGTGTCTCATCGGCGCTACGCGACTTGGTTGGTGAGGTCGACCTCATAGTCACGACTGGTGGGACCGGACTTGCGCCCCGCGATGTAACACCAGAAGCGACCAGACTCGTGATCGACCGGGAGGCACCCGGGTTTGCAGAAGCCATCCGGGCGTCGACGCTTGGCAAGAACGTCTTTGGCATGTTGAGCCGAGCCGTGTCTGGCATCGCCGAGAGTACGCTGATAATCAATGTTCCTGGCTCGCTCAGAGGCGCCACGGAGTCATTAGAGGTTG encodes:
- a CDS encoding undecaprenyl-diphosphate phosphatase gives rise to the protein MLDAIIWGLTQGLTEFLPVSSSGHLVLVPALLGRPSPDLATAAFLHLGTLVAVLIYFRVEVGQMLRLTHDGRKMLKLVAVGTIPAAVIGLLFRGALGRFVESPRAVAVSMLLLGMGLLSTRFIATRERKVADLRVPDAVAIGLAQAVALIPGVSRSGTTIAAAMMRGVDKAEAARFSFLLGIPAIAGAGLIETIDLTNTDAGITLTMAVGVLVAGVSGYLAIAGLLSLIRRTGLVPFGAYCIGFATLSLIVL
- the plsY gene encoding glycerol-3-phosphate 1-O-acyltransferase PlsY — translated: MEKVVAVVVAYLVGSVDFGVIVPRLMGIDIYREGSGNPGTANVFRTLGKKAAAVVLTGDLLKGTLSVWLGATIADPTFAYWCAVAAVIGHSYPVWHKFSGGKGVATGLGAALYLQPLVGAAVVIVWIGIILKTKTASLASLIGIAMLLPGFALRGVDGGPLLATAVLVAIVFGRHTENIKRMLAGGENTLETR
- a CDS encoding molybdopterin molybdotransferase MoeA, translated to MIPIADVQRRILEEVGLLPVTRIGLREARGLILAEDVTAGENIPPFANSAMDGYAVLAADVATVPVDLEVTGIIAAGTSPQGKVTTGTAMKIMTGAPMPAGADTVIKVEDTEDLGNGRVRIVSGAPLGTSIRSAGSDVTVGAVVMRTGTRLDAPQLGLLATVGAAWPKVRKRPVVGIFSTGDELVPHETASLSAGMIRDSNRLTMRALVEEAGGFVIDYGIVPDQPDVLKSVLGHAANSCDLVVTSGGVSMGDFDLVKSVLTELGGVDFLKVQMQPGKPLGFGHVGDTPFFGLPGNPVSVFVSFLQFVRPAMFAMMGAEFIYPPVVKAVMRSERHTQDEKTVFLRGLAVRTDGVLSVDVSGGQHSHQMTALADANCLVEVPVGVGVVLAGDEVDVVMFGARETRTRKEVLGG
- the moaC gene encoding cyclic pyranopterin monophosphate synthase MoaC, with amino-acid sequence MVSVGEKGRTSRVAIAEASVALPPDLKAAVFGTGTKKGDVLATVRIAAIMAVKNTSSLIPLCHPIEISGITVEVNETTSGARIEVRVETVGRTGVEMEAMTGAAIGAVTMYDMIKSVSKGVVLGPIQLLHKSGGKSGEWNR
- a CDS encoding MogA/MoaB family molybdenum cofactor biosynthesis protein, whose protein sequence is MRAAVVSISDRASRGIYEDISGPACKAMLVDAGFSVGDIVLIPDGIESVSSALRDLVGEVDLIVTTGGTGLAPRDVTPEATRLVIDREAPGFAEAIRASTLGKNVFGMLSRAVSGIAESTLIINVPGSLRGATESLEVVMGALKHGVELLIGHDSDHNT